The window GTGAACCGAGCCTGTTAACCTTTTACTGTTTATCCACGAGACGGGCGAGACCGGCGCTCTCTGCCCAGTCCATCCACGTCACGATCACCACGTGAGGAAGCGTCAGCACGGAGATGAAGACGAGGTACAGCGCCGCCGCTGATCGAAGGTCTGCCTGCGTTCCGATCCCGCCCGCGACGGTGACGTCTCCCACGACGACGATATCTCCCACGACGGCGATGGCGAGCAGCAGCAGGACGGAGACGACCGTCAGCGGGAGCGCGTCTCTCCCCGTCCGCAGCAACGCCGGGAGGGGCCCTTCCTCGGCGAACGCCGTCCGAGCGGCCGGATCGACCGCGATCAGCCTGGCGATGTGGCGGATCGAGTGCCACACGCAGAAGTACACGCCGACGGCGAAGAGCGGCGGGACCAGGAGGAAGTACCCCCACAGCAGGACCGTCTCGCCCGCGTCGAGCAGCCAGACGCCGTCCCCGTCGCGGCGCCCTCCCGCGAGCAACGTCGCGACGGTCACCAGCGCGAACCCGCCGCCCAGCGCGCCTCGAACCGTCGGCGACAGGAGCCACGCGGCGTCGAGTTCTGAGCCGAACAGCGCGACCCACGCCCCGACGACGACCCGGTACTCCTCCGGGTGGGCCAGAAGCGGCACCAGCATCGGGAGTCCGCCCCGGACGAGCACCGTCCCGGTCCGGACGCCGCGGCCGTCGAGGTGTCTCGCCCCGAGCGCGTCGAGCGCGTAGAGGTCGCCCTGTCCCCAGTGGAACCACGTCAGCGCGACGAACAGCGCCGCCGACGCGACCGGGAGGGTCCACCACAGCACCCCGTAGGCGCTCCCGAGGACGAGATACAGGAGGCCGACCGCGAGGAGCCACGTCGCCGTGGGACGACGACCGGCGGCCCGCGCCGGTGCCAGGTGGTCGACGGCGCCGTGCGGCAGGCCGAAGACCGCCAGACTCACCGCCAGCGGGCCGTAGCGGAGCCACCACGGCAGCGTCGGCAGTCCGGCGAGCGCGGACGCGACCGCCCAGGCGAGCGTGAGTCCGCCGAGGACGATCCAGGCCGGCCGGACGCCGACTCCCCGCATCACCGCGGCGGCGACCGAACTGCGGTCTCCCGGAACCTCGATGGCCCGTGACGGCGCCGGCCCGCCTTGACGGCGGTCGGTCGATTCGGTCGCGTGGCGTCCGGTCGGCTCGCTCGTACGGCGGTCAGTCGACTCGTTCGCGTGGTGCTCACTCGACTCGTTCATAGTCTCAGTCGCCGCGATCGACCGTCGCCGCGGGTCTCGTCACCGATCGATCGTCGGCCGTCGAGTCCCCGTCGAACCGGGCCATCACCAGCCGGTAGAGGACGAGCCCCTGCACGACGAAGAGGTTCGTCACGAGGAAGAACGTCGCCTCCTCGATCGGGAGCCCGGCGACGGTGATCCCCGTGGTGTACTGCCCGGAGAGCACCCAGATGCCGTACTCGATGGCGACTCGATCGACGACACACAGATACAGCGTCGGGAGCAGCGTCCCGAGCGCGACCGTCCGCCGCCGCGCCCAGAGCTGCGGCGCGCCGACGAGCCACTGCAGCGCCAACACCGGCGCGGCCCACGCGAGTATCGCCCCGAGGTAAAACGTCCCGTCGGCGCCGAGCGACTGCCAGCCGACCAGACCGATCACCGCCGCGACCGCCAGCGCACCCGCTCGCCACGCGACGGGCCTCGAAGCCTCGGGCCACCCCGTCGGGAAGTCGAGGTGTGCGAGCCACAGCGCCGTGATCCACGGCTGTACCAGGATGAACAGGTACTCTTCGAGCGGCGCGTGTCCCAGCGTCAGGAGCGTCGTGCCGTCGCCGTACCACCACACGCCGCGGGCGATGAGGTAGTTGTCCCACGGGGTCGTGTACGCGATCGCGACGACGGTGATGACCGCCACCCCCGCCCAGTAGTTCCGCCACCCGTCGCCGAGAACCGCTCTTTCCTCCGCGATCCGCGTCCGGCTCACGAACCCCGTCGCACACAGAAACAACACGGCGGGGAGCAGGAACGCGAGGTGGAACTGTAGGTACGTGAACTGGATGGTCATCGTTGTCTCCGCGGGGTCGCCCGGTTTCGTGGTCCGGGGGTTGGTGCCGGCGACTCGCCGGTGGCGTTCGTCGGTCGCGATCCGCACTCTCCCGCTCTATTCGGGTCCGAGCCCTCCGGACAAAGGGGTTGCGGCCGAGA is drawn from Halobellus limi and contains these coding sequences:
- a CDS encoding Brp/Blh family beta-carotene 15,15'-dioxygenase; its protein translation is MNESSEHHANESTDRRTSEPTGRHATESTDRRQGGPAPSRAIEVPGDRSSVAAAVMRGVGVRPAWIVLGGLTLAWAVASALAGLPTLPWWLRYGPLAVSLAVFGLPHGAVDHLAPARAAGRRPTATWLLAVGLLYLVLGSAYGVLWWTLPVASAALFVALTWFHWGQGDLYALDALGARHLDGRGVRTGTVLVRGGLPMLVPLLAHPEEYRVVVGAWVALFGSELDAAWLLSPTVRGALGGGFALVTVATLLAGGRRDGDGVWLLDAGETVLLWGYFLLVPPLFAVGVYFCVWHSIRHIARLIAVDPAARTAFAEEGPLPALLRTGRDALPLTVVSVLLLLAIAVVGDIVVVGDVTVAGGIGTQADLRSAAALYLVFISVLTLPHVVIVTWMDWAESAGLARLVDKQ
- a CDS encoding lycopene cyclase domain-containing protein, whose product is MTIQFTYLQFHLAFLLPAVLFLCATGFVSRTRIAEERAVLGDGWRNYWAGVAVITVVAIAYTTPWDNYLIARGVWWYGDGTTLLTLGHAPLEEYLFILVQPWITALWLAHLDFPTGWPEASRPVAWRAGALAVAAVIGLVGWQSLGADGTFYLGAILAWAAPVLALQWLVGAPQLWARRRTVALGTLLPTLYLCVVDRVAIEYGIWVLSGQYTTGITVAGLPIEEATFFLVTNLFVVQGLVLYRLVMARFDGDSTADDRSVTRPAATVDRGD